Proteins encoded within one genomic window of Phormidium ambiguum IAM M-71:
- a CDS encoding Eco57I restriction-modification methylase domain-containing protein, protein MSTARHHAEWLSLVEASGPFLSLPVLLKVFPSGLDAHDSEHLKLLRLAYQEWQDNQLGARPEKAIHRAWVEFVLRQTLELPDEVFLEGQRIPPGLQVTVAEQGELLRPDWVIVNPQGTANAGTPRLLVQIVPSEQDLEKALAGQRWKASPATRMMELLHAANVRLGLVTNGEHWMLVNAPRGETTGFISWYATLWLEEHLTLRAFRSLLGVRRFFGVDDSETLETLLTQSITDQQEVTDQLGYQVRRAVEVLVQALDRIDQDRNRTLLENISETQLYEAALTVMMRLVFLFAAEERKLIPSPGGETLYNEYYAVSTIAAKLRSDADKFGEEVLERRSDAWCRLLATFRAVFGGIRHDLLDLPAYGGSLFDPDRFPFLEGRALGSQWNDAKPIPVNNRIVLHLLEALQILQIRVGGTLEPRRLSFRALDIEQIGHVYEGLLDHTAVRASSPVLGLIGTREREPEVALAELERLQGLGEEDLVKFVKEQSNKSPAALKKALSAEILPRMQERLRIACNNDEDLYRRVLPFAGLIRLDTLEYPVVIPTGSVYVTQGSNRRETGTHYTPRSLTEPIVQYTLEPLVYQGVAEGKPKSEWRLKSAKDLLLLKICDMAMGSGAFLVQTCRYLAERLVEAWETAERENPGKVVIAPEGTLSQFRPDECPIPKDSDERLTVARRIVAERCLYGVDKNPLAVEMAKLSLWLITLAQGRPFTFLNHALKWGDSLLGVTDAQQIEFFHLNPKQGNQLSIISMVCRPLLEEAIAKRQELEGFSVNDIRDLQRKDELLKEAEKALNQVRFIGDLLVGEALMQAGKTGNLVVEDLAVLSQQVAGVLAVKGEERQRQIEVLYAKAQRMLDIGKPGGQAPRKTFHWALEFPEVFLSDLSGKGFDALIGNPPFLAEWKITGTLGTDYRDFLVEHIANRKGRADLCAYFFLRGAQLVSKKGSIGLIATNTISQGDTREVGLDQLVGNGFIIRRAVSSCKWPGNASLEVAYVWLHSGNWHNEFILDEKLVSGITPLLTVMGRAVGNPYRLRDNQGKSFKGYELYGMGFVITPEEAQNLIAKNPCNKDVLFPFLNGEDLNSSPNQSPSRWAINFFDWPLDAGNDDPKKPKGKPYAKDYPDCLDIVEEKVKPERAAKSADVAAIPWWRYWRIRQELRNAIADMKRVIVIPLVSKHFICVWGSTDIVYSHALGIIATESNADFSLIQSTFHEEWARTRGSTLETRMRYTPSDCFETFPFPTSTSNLEEIGEKYYTHRQSIMQTRQEGLTKTYNRFHNPEETAPDIEQLRSLHIEMDNAVAAAYGWQDIDLGHDFHETKQGLRFTISETARREVLDRLLLLNHERYAEEVAQGLHDKGKKKGKTNKKAAKKEVSSDGQLSLF, encoded by the coding sequence ATGTCTACCGCACGTCACCACGCTGAATGGTTATCCCTTGTTGAAGCTTCCGGGCCATTTTTAAGTTTACCCGTATTGCTGAAAGTTTTTCCCAGTGGGTTAGATGCCCATGATTCGGAACATTTGAAGCTGTTACGGTTAGCTTATCAAGAATGGCAGGATAATCAATTGGGGGCGCGTCCTGAAAAAGCGATTCATCGCGCTTGGGTGGAATTTGTGTTGCGGCAGACTTTGGAATTGCCGGATGAGGTATTCTTAGAAGGGCAGCGGATTCCACCGGGATTGCAAGTTACGGTTGCAGAACAGGGCGAACTTCTCCGTCCTGACTGGGTGATTGTCAATCCTCAAGGGACAGCAAACGCCGGGACACCTCGGTTATTAGTGCAGATTGTACCTTCCGAACAGGATTTAGAGAAAGCTTTGGCGGGACAACGTTGGAAAGCAAGTCCAGCGACTCGGATGATGGAATTATTGCACGCTGCTAACGTGCGGTTGGGATTGGTGACAAATGGCGAACATTGGATGTTAGTCAATGCACCGCGAGGGGAAACGACGGGTTTTATTTCTTGGTACGCTACCCTTTGGTTGGAAGAACATTTGACGCTGCGGGCGTTTCGTAGTTTGTTGGGGGTGAGGCGGTTTTTTGGCGTGGATGATTCCGAGACGCTGGAAACCTTGCTAACTCAGAGTATCACCGACCAACAGGAAGTTACCGACCAACTGGGGTATCAGGTACGACGGGCGGTGGAAGTGTTGGTACAGGCGTTAGACCGCATCGACCAAGATAGAAATCGTACTCTCTTAGAAAATATCTCGGAAACTCAGCTTTATGAAGCGGCGCTGACGGTGATGATGCGGTTGGTGTTTTTGTTTGCTGCTGAGGAACGCAAGTTGATTCCTTCGCCGGGGGGAGAAACGCTTTATAACGAATATTATGCGGTTTCTACCATTGCAGCGAAGTTACGCAGCGATGCGGATAAGTTTGGCGAGGAAGTGTTGGAACGTCGCAGCGATGCTTGGTGTCGGTTGTTGGCGACATTTCGCGCCGTTTTTGGGGGGATTCGCCATGATTTGCTAGACCTTCCCGCATACGGGGGGAGTTTGTTTGACCCGGATAGGTTCCCGTTTTTGGAAGGAAGGGCGCTGGGAAGTCAATGGAACGATGCAAAACCGATTCCGGTGAATAATCGGATTGTCTTGCATTTGTTGGAAGCTTTGCAAATTTTGCAAATCCGCGTTGGGGGAACTTTGGAACCGCGCCGCCTTTCGTTTCGGGCGTTGGATATCGAACAAATCGGTCATGTTTACGAGGGTTTGCTTGACCATACCGCAGTTCGGGCGAGTTCTCCGGTTTTGGGATTAATCGGGACGCGGGAACGGGAACCAGAAGTGGCGCTGGCGGAATTGGAACGGCTACAAGGGCTGGGTGAGGAGGATTTGGTCAAATTTGTTAAAGAGCAGTCGAATAAGTCCCCTGCTGCTTTGAAAAAGGCGCTTTCAGCCGAGATTTTACCCCGGATGCAGGAACGGTTGCGAATTGCTTGTAATAATGATGAGGATTTGTATCGGCGGGTTTTGCCTTTTGCGGGATTGATTCGCTTGGATACTTTGGAATATCCGGTGGTGATTCCGACGGGTAGCGTTTATGTGACTCAGGGTTCTAATCGGCGGGAAACGGGGACGCATTACACGCCGCGCAGTTTAACGGAACCGATCGTGCAATATACCCTGGAACCGTTGGTTTATCAAGGGGTGGCTGAGGGGAAACCGAAATCAGAATGGCGACTCAAATCTGCGAAGGATTTACTGTTACTAAAAATCTGCGATATGGCGATGGGAAGTGGGGCGTTTTTGGTGCAGACTTGTCGCTATTTGGCAGAACGTTTGGTGGAGGCGTGGGAAACGGCGGAACGGGAAAATCCGGGTAAGGTTGTGATTGCACCAGAGGGGACTTTATCTCAGTTTCGTCCTGATGAATGTCCGATTCCGAAAGATAGTGATGAACGGTTGACGGTGGCGCGGCGGATTGTGGCGGAACGCTGTCTTTATGGTGTTGATAAAAATCCTTTGGCGGTGGAGATGGCGAAGTTATCTTTGTGGTTGATAACTTTGGCGCAGGGGCGACCGTTTACGTTTTTAAATCATGCTTTGAAATGGGGTGATTCGCTGTTGGGGGTGACGGATGCCCAGCAAATTGAGTTTTTTCATCTTAACCCGAAACAAGGGAATCAATTGTCGATTATTTCAATGGTTTGTAGACCTTTGTTAGAGGAAGCGATTGCTAAACGTCAAGAATTAGAAGGTTTTTCGGTTAATGATATTCGGGATTTGCAACGGAAGGATGAGTTATTAAAGGAAGCGGAAAAAGCTTTAAATCAGGTGCGGTTTATTGGGGATTTGCTGGTTGGGGAAGCGTTGATGCAAGCGGGAAAAACGGGTAATTTGGTGGTTGAGGATTTGGCTGTTTTGTCTCAGCAAGTGGCGGGGGTTTTGGCGGTGAAGGGTGAGGAAAGGCAGCGACAAATTGAGGTTTTATATGCTAAGGCGCAAAGAATGTTAGATATTGGGAAACCTGGGGGACAAGCGCCTAGAAAAACGTTTCATTGGGCGTTAGAGTTTCCAGAGGTGTTTTTAAGTGATTTATCGGGTAAAGGATTTGATGCTTTGATAGGAAATCCTCCATTTTTAGCTGAGTGGAAAATAACAGGTACTCTTGGCACAGATTATAGAGATTTTCTAGTTGAACATATTGCCAATAGGAAAGGTAGAGCAGATTTGTGTGCTTACTTCTTTTTACGTGGAGCACAGTTAGTATCTAAAAAAGGAAGCATTGGTCTAATTGCCACTAACACCATTTCTCAAGGAGATACCCGTGAGGTTGGTTTAGATCAATTAGTTGGTAATGGTTTTATAATCCGCCGTGCTGTATCTAGCTGCAAATGGCCAGGTAATGCTAGTTTAGAGGTTGCTTATGTTTGGTTACATAGTGGAAATTGGCACAACGAATTTATTTTAGATGAAAAGCTTGTTTCTGGAATTACACCACTGTTGACAGTAATGGGTAGAGCAGTAGGCAACCCATATCGATTAAGGGACAATCAAGGGAAATCTTTTAAAGGTTATGAATTATATGGTATGGGTTTTGTAATTACGCCAGAAGAAGCTCAAAACTTAATTGCTAAAAATCCTTGTAATAAAGATGTACTTTTTCCTTTTTTAAATGGTGAGGATCTAAATTCTAGCCCAAATCAATCGCCCAGCCGTTGGGCAATTAACTTTTTTGATTGGCCTTTAGATGCTGGTAACGATGACCCCAAAAAGCCTAAAGGCAAACCTTATGCTAAGGATTATCCTGATTGTCTTGATATTGTAGAAGAAAAAGTTAAGCCAGAAAGAGCCGCTAAGTCAGCTGATGTTGCAGCTATTCCTTGGTGGCGGTACTGGAGAATTCGCCAAGAGCTACGCAATGCAATCGCAGATATGAAACGAGTGATTGTTATCCCGCTGGTTTCCAAACATTTTATTTGTGTATGGGGATCAACTGATATAGTTTATTCACACGCACTTGGAATAATTGCAACTGAATCTAATGCTGATTTTTCATTAATTCAAAGTACCTTTCACGAAGAATGGGCTAGAACACGAGGTTCTACTTTGGAAACTCGAATGAGATACACTCCATCAGACTGTTTTGAAACCTTCCCCTTCCCTACATCAACCTCAAACCTAGAAGAAATAGGCGAAAAATATTACACCCACCGCCAAAGCATCATGCAAACACGCCAAGAAGGATTAACCAAAACCTACAACCGCTTCCACAACCCCGAAGAAACCGCCCCCGACATTGAACAACTGCGTTCATTACATATCGAAATGGATAACGCCGTCGCCGCCGCCTACGGTTGGCAAGATATAGACTTAGGGCATGATTTCCACGAAACCAAACAAGGATTGCGCTTCACCATCAGCGAAACCGCACGCCGGGAAGTGCTAGATAGACTCTTGCTGCTGAATCACGAACGTTACGCCGAAGAAGTCGCCCAAGGGTTGCACGATAAAGGGAAGAAAAAGGGGAAAACTAATAAGAAAGCTGCTAAAAAGGAAGTATCATCTGACGGACAATTAAGTTTATTTTAG